A genomic window from Onychostoma macrolepis isolate SWU-2019 chromosome 22, ASM1243209v1, whole genome shotgun sequence includes:
- the ampd2a gene encoding AMP deaminase 2 isoform X4, translating to MSNLCGSADTRPLLSQRSLPGTPVTHKHLPIDLRTSMDGKYKEIAEELLARSLTDSDMRCAPYEFPEESPIEQLEEKRHRLERQISQDVKLEPEILLRAKQDFMKVDSTADLECLKDSYVDVVDHHHMERETLVERDFQRVSISGEEKCGVPFTDLVDAAKCVVKALFIREKYMALSLQTFCKTTARSLQELNQKPLDINVYEDLHESPVDSDASVHPPVSETHPYDGQDMKNLPPDTGYSCKMVDGVIHVYTAQNPMDKSTELDLPYPDLQEYIADMNVMMALIINGPVKSFCYRRLQYLSSKFQMHVLLNEMKELAAQKKVPHRDFYNIRKVDTHIHASSCMNQKHLLRFIKSAMKKYPNEMVRMEGGHGQTLMEVFENMNLTAYDLSVDTLDMHADRNTFHRFDKFNSKYNPIGESILREIFIKTDNHIHGKYFGHIVKEVMSDLEESKYQNAELRLSVYGRSMDEWDKLAQWAVSHSVYSDNVRWLIQIPRLFDVYRTKKQLSNFQQMLENIFLPLFEVTINPNSHPQLHLFLEHVVGFDSVDDESKPEHHIFNLDSPSPARWCDDDNPPYSYYLYYMYANMTVLNHLRRRRGFHTFVLRPHCGEAGPIHHLVSGFMLSENISHGLLLRKAPVLQYLYYLAQVGIAMSPLSNNSLFLSYHRNPLPEYLSRGLMVSLSTDDPLQFHFTKEPLMEEYSIAAQVWKLSSCDMCELARNSVLMSGFSHRAKSHWLGPDYTKEGPISNDIRRTNVPDIRVGYRYETMCEELHLITQAVRSQELDRIEEEDGLSFTSSQSTR from the exons ATGTCGA atctGTGTGGTTCTGCTGACACCAGGCCTCTGCTGTCTCAGCGCTCTCTGCCCGGCACACCGGTCACCCACAAACACCTGCCCATCGACCTGCGCACATCCATGGACGGCAAATACAAGGAGATTGCtgag GAGCTGCTGGCGAGGAGTCTGACGGACAGCGACATGCGTTGCGCTCCATACGAGTTTCCTGAAGAGAGTCCCATAGAACAACTGGAGGAAAAACGCCACCGCCTGGAGCGACAGATCAGCCAGGATGTCAA GCTTGAGCCCGAGATTCTGCTGCGAGCGAAACAAGACTTCATGAAAGTAGACAGCACTGCAGACCTGGA GTGTCTGAAGGACAGTTATGTGGACGTGGTGGACCACCATCATATGGAGCGAGAGACGCTGGTGGAGAGAGACTTCCAGCGCGTGTCCATCTCAGGAGAGGAGAAGTGTGGG GTGCCGTTCACGGATCTGGTGGACGCAGCGAAGTGTGTTGTGAAGGCCTTGTTCATCAGAGAGAAGTACATGGCTCTGTCTCTGCAGACCTTCTGTAAGACCACGGCACGATCTCTGCAGGAGCTCAACCAGAAACCACTGGACATCAACGTGTACGAGGACCTTCACGAGAGTCCCGTCGACTCAG ACGCGTCTGTTCACCCGCCGGTGTCAGAAACGCATCCGTACGATGGGCAGGACATGAAGAACCTGCCGCCGGACACCGGATACAGCTGCAAGATGGTGGATGGAGTCATTCACGTCTACACCGCACAAAACCCCATGGACAA GAGCACCGAACTAGATCTGCCGTAtccagacctgcaggagtacatcGCCGACATGAACGTGATGATGGCGCTCATCATTAACGGCCCCGT GAAGTCGTTCTGTTACCGACGGCTGCAGTATCTGAGCTCCAAGTTTCAGATGCACGTCTTGCTTAACGAGATGAAAGAGCTCGCCGCGCAGAAGAAGGTGCCACACAGAGACTTCTACAACATACGCAAG GTGGACACGCACATCCACGCGTCGTCCTGCATGAACCAGAAGCACCTGCTGCGCTTCATCAAAAGCGCAATGAAGAAATACCCAAACGAGATGGTGCGCATGGAGGGCGGCCACGGCCAGACGCTGATGGAGGTGTTCGAGAACATGAACCTGACGGCGTATGACCTGAGCGTGGACACGCTGGACATGCACGCG GACAGGAACACCTTCCACCGCTTCGACAAATTCAACTCCAAATACAACCCCATCGGAGAGTCCATCCTCAGAGAGATCTTCATCAAGACCGACAACCACATCCATGGGAAATACTTCGGACACATCGTCAAG GAAGTGATGTCAGACCTGGAGGAGAGTAAGTATCAGAACGCTGAGCTGCGTCTGTCTGTTTATGGCCGGTCCATGGACGAGTGGGACAAACTGGCGCAGTGGGCCGTTTCTCACTCCGTTTACTCCGATAACGTCCGCTGGCTCATCCAGATCCCACGACTCTT TGACGTTTACCGCACTAAGAAGCAGCTGAGTAACTTCCAGCAGATGTTGGAGAACATTTTTCTGCCGCTGTTTGAGGTGACCATAAATCCCAACAGCCACCCGCAACTACACCTCTTCCTGGAACAC GTGGTTGGATTTGACAGCGTTGACGACGAGTCCAAACCGGAGCATCACATCTTCAACCTGGACAGTCCGTCTCCAGCGCGCTGGTGTGACGATGACAACCCACCGTACTCCTACTATCTGTACTACATGTACGCCAACATGACCGTCCTCAACCACCTGCGCAG GAGGCGGGGCTTCCACACCTTCGTGCTGCGACCTCACTGCGGGGAGGCGGGGCCTATCCATCACCTGGTGTCTGGATTCATGCTGTCAGAAAACATCTCCCACGGACTGCTGCTCAGGAAG GCTCCGGTCCTGCAGTATCTGTACTATCTGGCTCAGGTGGGCATCGCTATGTCTCCGCTCAGCAACAACAGTCTGTTTCTGAGTTACCATCGCAACCCTCTGCCTGAGTATCTGTCCCGTGGCCTGATGGTGTCGCTGTCCACCGACGACCCGCTGCAGTTCCACTTCACTAAG gagcCTCTGATGGAGGAGTACAGCATAGCTGCTCAGGTGTGGAAACTCAGCTCCTGTGACATGTGTGAACTCGCCAGAAACAGCGTACTAATGAGCGGCTTCTCACACagg GCTAAGAGCCATTGGCTGGGTCCCGATTACACGAAAGAGGGTCCCATTAGTAACGACATCCGGCGCACAAACGTCCCTGACATCCGCGTGGGGTATCGATATGAGACTATGTGCGAAGAGCTGCACCTAATCACACAAGCCGTCCGATCGCAGGAGCTGGACAGAATCGAGGAGGAGGATGGGCTGTCATTCACATCCAGCCAATCAACACGCTAG
- the ampd2a gene encoding AMP deaminase 2 isoform X1, producing MQPHTHTHTPREREKERCSCWFSQDSTGNAVGFKHTVVRPATKPPRLHLQRGTSQTRVNPSVLTHTERIAAVRDRHTHIAGQEVLVILSIPAEIRLHTDLCGSADTRPLLSQRSLPGTPVTHKHLPIDLRTSMDGKYKEIAEELLARSLTDSDMRCAPYEFPEESPIEQLEEKRHRLERQISQDVKLEPEILLRAKQDFMKVDSTADLECLKDSYVDVVDHHHMERETLVERDFQRVSISGEEKCGVPFTDLVDAAKCVVKALFIREKYMALSLQTFCKTTARSLQELNQKPLDINVYEDLHESPVDSDASVHPPVSETHPYDGQDMKNLPPDTGYSCKMVDGVIHVYTAQNPMDKSTELDLPYPDLQEYIADMNVMMALIINGPVKSFCYRRLQYLSSKFQMHVLLNEMKELAAQKKVPHRDFYNIRKVDTHIHASSCMNQKHLLRFIKSAMKKYPNEMVRMEGGHGQTLMEVFENMNLTAYDLSVDTLDMHADRNTFHRFDKFNSKYNPIGESILREIFIKTDNHIHGKYFGHIVKEVMSDLEESKYQNAELRLSVYGRSMDEWDKLAQWAVSHSVYSDNVRWLIQIPRLFDVYRTKKQLSNFQQMLENIFLPLFEVTINPNSHPQLHLFLEHVVGFDSVDDESKPEHHIFNLDSPSPARWCDDDNPPYSYYLYYMYANMTVLNHLRRRRGFHTFVLRPHCGEAGPIHHLVSGFMLSENISHGLLLRKAPVLQYLYYLAQVGIAMSPLSNNSLFLSYHRNPLPEYLSRGLMVSLSTDDPLQFHFTKEPLMEEYSIAAQVWKLSSCDMCELARNSVLMSGFSHRAKSHWLGPDYTKEGPISNDIRRTNVPDIRVGYRYETMCEELHLITQAVRSQELDRIEEEDGLSFTSSQSTR from the exons AtgcagccacacacacacacacacacaccgagagagagagagaaggagaggtGTTCATGCTGGTTTTCCCAGGATTCCACTGGAAACGCAGTGGGGTTTAAACACACAGTGGTGCGTCCCGCCACCAAACCCCCCCGCCTCCATCTGCAGCGTGGTACGAGCCAAACGCGAGTGAACCCGAGCGTCCTGACACACACTGAGAGAATCGCTGcagtgagagacagacacacacatatagctGGACAGGAAGTGCTTGTTATCCTGAGCATCCCAGCAGAGATCAGACTACACACAG atctGTGTGGTTCTGCTGACACCAGGCCTCTGCTGTCTCAGCGCTCTCTGCCCGGCACACCGGTCACCCACAAACACCTGCCCATCGACCTGCGCACATCCATGGACGGCAAATACAAGGAGATTGCtgag GAGCTGCTGGCGAGGAGTCTGACGGACAGCGACATGCGTTGCGCTCCATACGAGTTTCCTGAAGAGAGTCCCATAGAACAACTGGAGGAAAAACGCCACCGCCTGGAGCGACAGATCAGCCAGGATGTCAA GCTTGAGCCCGAGATTCTGCTGCGAGCGAAACAAGACTTCATGAAAGTAGACAGCACTGCAGACCTGGA GTGTCTGAAGGACAGTTATGTGGACGTGGTGGACCACCATCATATGGAGCGAGAGACGCTGGTGGAGAGAGACTTCCAGCGCGTGTCCATCTCAGGAGAGGAGAAGTGTGGG GTGCCGTTCACGGATCTGGTGGACGCAGCGAAGTGTGTTGTGAAGGCCTTGTTCATCAGAGAGAAGTACATGGCTCTGTCTCTGCAGACCTTCTGTAAGACCACGGCACGATCTCTGCAGGAGCTCAACCAGAAACCACTGGACATCAACGTGTACGAGGACCTTCACGAGAGTCCCGTCGACTCAG ACGCGTCTGTTCACCCGCCGGTGTCAGAAACGCATCCGTACGATGGGCAGGACATGAAGAACCTGCCGCCGGACACCGGATACAGCTGCAAGATGGTGGATGGAGTCATTCACGTCTACACCGCACAAAACCCCATGGACAA GAGCACCGAACTAGATCTGCCGTAtccagacctgcaggagtacatcGCCGACATGAACGTGATGATGGCGCTCATCATTAACGGCCCCGT GAAGTCGTTCTGTTACCGACGGCTGCAGTATCTGAGCTCCAAGTTTCAGATGCACGTCTTGCTTAACGAGATGAAAGAGCTCGCCGCGCAGAAGAAGGTGCCACACAGAGACTTCTACAACATACGCAAG GTGGACACGCACATCCACGCGTCGTCCTGCATGAACCAGAAGCACCTGCTGCGCTTCATCAAAAGCGCAATGAAGAAATACCCAAACGAGATGGTGCGCATGGAGGGCGGCCACGGCCAGACGCTGATGGAGGTGTTCGAGAACATGAACCTGACGGCGTATGACCTGAGCGTGGACACGCTGGACATGCACGCG GACAGGAACACCTTCCACCGCTTCGACAAATTCAACTCCAAATACAACCCCATCGGAGAGTCCATCCTCAGAGAGATCTTCATCAAGACCGACAACCACATCCATGGGAAATACTTCGGACACATCGTCAAG GAAGTGATGTCAGACCTGGAGGAGAGTAAGTATCAGAACGCTGAGCTGCGTCTGTCTGTTTATGGCCGGTCCATGGACGAGTGGGACAAACTGGCGCAGTGGGCCGTTTCTCACTCCGTTTACTCCGATAACGTCCGCTGGCTCATCCAGATCCCACGACTCTT TGACGTTTACCGCACTAAGAAGCAGCTGAGTAACTTCCAGCAGATGTTGGAGAACATTTTTCTGCCGCTGTTTGAGGTGACCATAAATCCCAACAGCCACCCGCAACTACACCTCTTCCTGGAACAC GTGGTTGGATTTGACAGCGTTGACGACGAGTCCAAACCGGAGCATCACATCTTCAACCTGGACAGTCCGTCTCCAGCGCGCTGGTGTGACGATGACAACCCACCGTACTCCTACTATCTGTACTACATGTACGCCAACATGACCGTCCTCAACCACCTGCGCAG GAGGCGGGGCTTCCACACCTTCGTGCTGCGACCTCACTGCGGGGAGGCGGGGCCTATCCATCACCTGGTGTCTGGATTCATGCTGTCAGAAAACATCTCCCACGGACTGCTGCTCAGGAAG GCTCCGGTCCTGCAGTATCTGTACTATCTGGCTCAGGTGGGCATCGCTATGTCTCCGCTCAGCAACAACAGTCTGTTTCTGAGTTACCATCGCAACCCTCTGCCTGAGTATCTGTCCCGTGGCCTGATGGTGTCGCTGTCCACCGACGACCCGCTGCAGTTCCACTTCACTAAG gagcCTCTGATGGAGGAGTACAGCATAGCTGCTCAGGTGTGGAAACTCAGCTCCTGTGACATGTGTGAACTCGCCAGAAACAGCGTACTAATGAGCGGCTTCTCACACagg GCTAAGAGCCATTGGCTGGGTCCCGATTACACGAAAGAGGGTCCCATTAGTAACGACATCCGGCGCACAAACGTCCCTGACATCCGCGTGGGGTATCGATATGAGACTATGTGCGAAGAGCTGCACCTAATCACACAAGCCGTCCGATCGCAGGAGCTGGACAGAATCGAGGAGGAGGATGGGCTGTCATTCACATCCAGCCAATCAACACGCTAG
- the ampd2a gene encoding AMP deaminase 2 isoform X2: protein MQPHTHTHTPREREKERCSCWFSQDSTGNAVGFKHTVVRPATKPPRLHLQRGTSQTRVNPSVLTHTERIAAVRDRHTHIAGQEVLVILSIPAEIRLHTDLCGSADTRPLLSQRSLPGTPVTHKHLPIDLRTSMDGKYKEIAEELLARSLTDSDMRCAPYEFPEESPIEQLEEKRHRLERQISQDVKCLKDSYVDVVDHHHMERETLVERDFQRVSISGEEKCGVPFTDLVDAAKCVVKALFIREKYMALSLQTFCKTTARSLQELNQKPLDINVYEDLHESPVDSDASVHPPVSETHPYDGQDMKNLPPDTGYSCKMVDGVIHVYTAQNPMDKSTELDLPYPDLQEYIADMNVMMALIINGPVKSFCYRRLQYLSSKFQMHVLLNEMKELAAQKKVPHRDFYNIRKVDTHIHASSCMNQKHLLRFIKSAMKKYPNEMVRMEGGHGQTLMEVFENMNLTAYDLSVDTLDMHADRNTFHRFDKFNSKYNPIGESILREIFIKTDNHIHGKYFGHIVKEVMSDLEESKYQNAELRLSVYGRSMDEWDKLAQWAVSHSVYSDNVRWLIQIPRLFDVYRTKKQLSNFQQMLENIFLPLFEVTINPNSHPQLHLFLEHVVGFDSVDDESKPEHHIFNLDSPSPARWCDDDNPPYSYYLYYMYANMTVLNHLRRRRGFHTFVLRPHCGEAGPIHHLVSGFMLSENISHGLLLRKAPVLQYLYYLAQVGIAMSPLSNNSLFLSYHRNPLPEYLSRGLMVSLSTDDPLQFHFTKEPLMEEYSIAAQVWKLSSCDMCELARNSVLMSGFSHRAKSHWLGPDYTKEGPISNDIRRTNVPDIRVGYRYETMCEELHLITQAVRSQELDRIEEEDGLSFTSSQSTR, encoded by the exons AtgcagccacacacacacacacacacaccgagagagagagagaaggagaggtGTTCATGCTGGTTTTCCCAGGATTCCACTGGAAACGCAGTGGGGTTTAAACACACAGTGGTGCGTCCCGCCACCAAACCCCCCCGCCTCCATCTGCAGCGTGGTACGAGCCAAACGCGAGTGAACCCGAGCGTCCTGACACACACTGAGAGAATCGCTGcagtgagagacagacacacacatatagctGGACAGGAAGTGCTTGTTATCCTGAGCATCCCAGCAGAGATCAGACTACACACAG atctGTGTGGTTCTGCTGACACCAGGCCTCTGCTGTCTCAGCGCTCTCTGCCCGGCACACCGGTCACCCACAAACACCTGCCCATCGACCTGCGCACATCCATGGACGGCAAATACAAGGAGATTGCtgag GAGCTGCTGGCGAGGAGTCTGACGGACAGCGACATGCGTTGCGCTCCATACGAGTTTCCTGAAGAGAGTCCCATAGAACAACTGGAGGAAAAACGCCACCGCCTGGAGCGACAGATCAGCCAGGATGTCAA GTGTCTGAAGGACAGTTATGTGGACGTGGTGGACCACCATCATATGGAGCGAGAGACGCTGGTGGAGAGAGACTTCCAGCGCGTGTCCATCTCAGGAGAGGAGAAGTGTGGG GTGCCGTTCACGGATCTGGTGGACGCAGCGAAGTGTGTTGTGAAGGCCTTGTTCATCAGAGAGAAGTACATGGCTCTGTCTCTGCAGACCTTCTGTAAGACCACGGCACGATCTCTGCAGGAGCTCAACCAGAAACCACTGGACATCAACGTGTACGAGGACCTTCACGAGAGTCCCGTCGACTCAG ACGCGTCTGTTCACCCGCCGGTGTCAGAAACGCATCCGTACGATGGGCAGGACATGAAGAACCTGCCGCCGGACACCGGATACAGCTGCAAGATGGTGGATGGAGTCATTCACGTCTACACCGCACAAAACCCCATGGACAA GAGCACCGAACTAGATCTGCCGTAtccagacctgcaggagtacatcGCCGACATGAACGTGATGATGGCGCTCATCATTAACGGCCCCGT GAAGTCGTTCTGTTACCGACGGCTGCAGTATCTGAGCTCCAAGTTTCAGATGCACGTCTTGCTTAACGAGATGAAAGAGCTCGCCGCGCAGAAGAAGGTGCCACACAGAGACTTCTACAACATACGCAAG GTGGACACGCACATCCACGCGTCGTCCTGCATGAACCAGAAGCACCTGCTGCGCTTCATCAAAAGCGCAATGAAGAAATACCCAAACGAGATGGTGCGCATGGAGGGCGGCCACGGCCAGACGCTGATGGAGGTGTTCGAGAACATGAACCTGACGGCGTATGACCTGAGCGTGGACACGCTGGACATGCACGCG GACAGGAACACCTTCCACCGCTTCGACAAATTCAACTCCAAATACAACCCCATCGGAGAGTCCATCCTCAGAGAGATCTTCATCAAGACCGACAACCACATCCATGGGAAATACTTCGGACACATCGTCAAG GAAGTGATGTCAGACCTGGAGGAGAGTAAGTATCAGAACGCTGAGCTGCGTCTGTCTGTTTATGGCCGGTCCATGGACGAGTGGGACAAACTGGCGCAGTGGGCCGTTTCTCACTCCGTTTACTCCGATAACGTCCGCTGGCTCATCCAGATCCCACGACTCTT TGACGTTTACCGCACTAAGAAGCAGCTGAGTAACTTCCAGCAGATGTTGGAGAACATTTTTCTGCCGCTGTTTGAGGTGACCATAAATCCCAACAGCCACCCGCAACTACACCTCTTCCTGGAACAC GTGGTTGGATTTGACAGCGTTGACGACGAGTCCAAACCGGAGCATCACATCTTCAACCTGGACAGTCCGTCTCCAGCGCGCTGGTGTGACGATGACAACCCACCGTACTCCTACTATCTGTACTACATGTACGCCAACATGACCGTCCTCAACCACCTGCGCAG GAGGCGGGGCTTCCACACCTTCGTGCTGCGACCTCACTGCGGGGAGGCGGGGCCTATCCATCACCTGGTGTCTGGATTCATGCTGTCAGAAAACATCTCCCACGGACTGCTGCTCAGGAAG GCTCCGGTCCTGCAGTATCTGTACTATCTGGCTCAGGTGGGCATCGCTATGTCTCCGCTCAGCAACAACAGTCTGTTTCTGAGTTACCATCGCAACCCTCTGCCTGAGTATCTGTCCCGTGGCCTGATGGTGTCGCTGTCCACCGACGACCCGCTGCAGTTCCACTTCACTAAG gagcCTCTGATGGAGGAGTACAGCATAGCTGCTCAGGTGTGGAAACTCAGCTCCTGTGACATGTGTGAACTCGCCAGAAACAGCGTACTAATGAGCGGCTTCTCACACagg GCTAAGAGCCATTGGCTGGGTCCCGATTACACGAAAGAGGGTCCCATTAGTAACGACATCCGGCGCACAAACGTCCCTGACATCCGCGTGGGGTATCGATATGAGACTATGTGCGAAGAGCTGCACCTAATCACACAAGCCGTCCGATCGCAGGAGCTGGACAGAATCGAGGAGGAGGATGGGCTGTCATTCACATCCAGCCAATCAACACGCTAG
- the ampd2a gene encoding AMP deaminase 2 isoform X3, with protein MSDSSAAPVQSKSKTKPCKKRSLHSRTSPDLCGSADTRPLLSQRSLPGTPVTHKHLPIDLRTSMDGKYKEIAEELLARSLTDSDMRCAPYEFPEESPIEQLEEKRHRLERQISQDVKLEPEILLRAKQDFMKVDSTADLECLKDSYVDVVDHHHMERETLVERDFQRVSISGEEKCGVPFTDLVDAAKCVVKALFIREKYMALSLQTFCKTTARSLQELNQKPLDINVYEDLHESPVDSDASVHPPVSETHPYDGQDMKNLPPDTGYSCKMVDGVIHVYTAQNPMDKSTELDLPYPDLQEYIADMNVMMALIINGPVKSFCYRRLQYLSSKFQMHVLLNEMKELAAQKKVPHRDFYNIRKVDTHIHASSCMNQKHLLRFIKSAMKKYPNEMVRMEGGHGQTLMEVFENMNLTAYDLSVDTLDMHADRNTFHRFDKFNSKYNPIGESILREIFIKTDNHIHGKYFGHIVKEVMSDLEESKYQNAELRLSVYGRSMDEWDKLAQWAVSHSVYSDNVRWLIQIPRLFDVYRTKKQLSNFQQMLENIFLPLFEVTINPNSHPQLHLFLEHVVGFDSVDDESKPEHHIFNLDSPSPARWCDDDNPPYSYYLYYMYANMTVLNHLRRRRGFHTFVLRPHCGEAGPIHHLVSGFMLSENISHGLLLRKAPVLQYLYYLAQVGIAMSPLSNNSLFLSYHRNPLPEYLSRGLMVSLSTDDPLQFHFTKEPLMEEYSIAAQVWKLSSCDMCELARNSVLMSGFSHRAKSHWLGPDYTKEGPISNDIRRTNVPDIRVGYRYETMCEELHLITQAVRSQELDRIEEEDGLSFTSSQSTR; from the exons ATGTCGGACTCCAGCGCAGCTCCGGTGCAGAGCAAAAGCAAAACTAAACCCTGCAAGAAACGCAGTTTACACAGCCGGACGAGCCCCG atctGTGTGGTTCTGCTGACACCAGGCCTCTGCTGTCTCAGCGCTCTCTGCCCGGCACACCGGTCACCCACAAACACCTGCCCATCGACCTGCGCACATCCATGGACGGCAAATACAAGGAGATTGCtgag GAGCTGCTGGCGAGGAGTCTGACGGACAGCGACATGCGTTGCGCTCCATACGAGTTTCCTGAAGAGAGTCCCATAGAACAACTGGAGGAAAAACGCCACCGCCTGGAGCGACAGATCAGCCAGGATGTCAA GCTTGAGCCCGAGATTCTGCTGCGAGCGAAACAAGACTTCATGAAAGTAGACAGCACTGCAGACCTGGA GTGTCTGAAGGACAGTTATGTGGACGTGGTGGACCACCATCATATGGAGCGAGAGACGCTGGTGGAGAGAGACTTCCAGCGCGTGTCCATCTCAGGAGAGGAGAAGTGTGGG GTGCCGTTCACGGATCTGGTGGACGCAGCGAAGTGTGTTGTGAAGGCCTTGTTCATCAGAGAGAAGTACATGGCTCTGTCTCTGCAGACCTTCTGTAAGACCACGGCACGATCTCTGCAGGAGCTCAACCAGAAACCACTGGACATCAACGTGTACGAGGACCTTCACGAGAGTCCCGTCGACTCAG ACGCGTCTGTTCACCCGCCGGTGTCAGAAACGCATCCGTACGATGGGCAGGACATGAAGAACCTGCCGCCGGACACCGGATACAGCTGCAAGATGGTGGATGGAGTCATTCACGTCTACACCGCACAAAACCCCATGGACAA GAGCACCGAACTAGATCTGCCGTAtccagacctgcaggagtacatcGCCGACATGAACGTGATGATGGCGCTCATCATTAACGGCCCCGT GAAGTCGTTCTGTTACCGACGGCTGCAGTATCTGAGCTCCAAGTTTCAGATGCACGTCTTGCTTAACGAGATGAAAGAGCTCGCCGCGCAGAAGAAGGTGCCACACAGAGACTTCTACAACATACGCAAG GTGGACACGCACATCCACGCGTCGTCCTGCATGAACCAGAAGCACCTGCTGCGCTTCATCAAAAGCGCAATGAAGAAATACCCAAACGAGATGGTGCGCATGGAGGGCGGCCACGGCCAGACGCTGATGGAGGTGTTCGAGAACATGAACCTGACGGCGTATGACCTGAGCGTGGACACGCTGGACATGCACGCG GACAGGAACACCTTCCACCGCTTCGACAAATTCAACTCCAAATACAACCCCATCGGAGAGTCCATCCTCAGAGAGATCTTCATCAAGACCGACAACCACATCCATGGGAAATACTTCGGACACATCGTCAAG GAAGTGATGTCAGACCTGGAGGAGAGTAAGTATCAGAACGCTGAGCTGCGTCTGTCTGTTTATGGCCGGTCCATGGACGAGTGGGACAAACTGGCGCAGTGGGCCGTTTCTCACTCCGTTTACTCCGATAACGTCCGCTGGCTCATCCAGATCCCACGACTCTT TGACGTTTACCGCACTAAGAAGCAGCTGAGTAACTTCCAGCAGATGTTGGAGAACATTTTTCTGCCGCTGTTTGAGGTGACCATAAATCCCAACAGCCACCCGCAACTACACCTCTTCCTGGAACAC GTGGTTGGATTTGACAGCGTTGACGACGAGTCCAAACCGGAGCATCACATCTTCAACCTGGACAGTCCGTCTCCAGCGCGCTGGTGTGACGATGACAACCCACCGTACTCCTACTATCTGTACTACATGTACGCCAACATGACCGTCCTCAACCACCTGCGCAG GAGGCGGGGCTTCCACACCTTCGTGCTGCGACCTCACTGCGGGGAGGCGGGGCCTATCCATCACCTGGTGTCTGGATTCATGCTGTCAGAAAACATCTCCCACGGACTGCTGCTCAGGAAG GCTCCGGTCCTGCAGTATCTGTACTATCTGGCTCAGGTGGGCATCGCTATGTCTCCGCTCAGCAACAACAGTCTGTTTCTGAGTTACCATCGCAACCCTCTGCCTGAGTATCTGTCCCGTGGCCTGATGGTGTCGCTGTCCACCGACGACCCGCTGCAGTTCCACTTCACTAAG gagcCTCTGATGGAGGAGTACAGCATAGCTGCTCAGGTGTGGAAACTCAGCTCCTGTGACATGTGTGAACTCGCCAGAAACAGCGTACTAATGAGCGGCTTCTCACACagg GCTAAGAGCCATTGGCTGGGTCCCGATTACACGAAAGAGGGTCCCATTAGTAACGACATCCGGCGCACAAACGTCCCTGACATCCGCGTGGGGTATCGATATGAGACTATGTGCGAAGAGCTGCACCTAATCACACAAGCCGTCCGATCGCAGGAGCTGGACAGAATCGAGGAGGAGGATGGGCTGTCATTCACATCCAGCCAATCAACACGCTAG